The genomic segment AGGTCAAGCCTCACTGGGGGTTCTGCCTGAAAAGACCAcaggggtgaacaacccctttaaagggaacctgtcacattgaacacagTGTTTGAGCTGCAGACGCCATGTAATACAgcgggagaagctgagcagattgatatttagttttacgggaaaagattcagtaaaacttgtatttcatacatttaaattcctgctcattctgaacTTTGACATCAAGAAGgaggtcttatcagtgactgacagctatctctgtatgtatAGTCatggagggaaggctgtcaatcactgataggactgcctccttgacATCAAAGTTCAGAATGAGCAGGAagttaaatgtataaaatacaggttatactcaatcttttcccataaaatttTAGATCaatcagctcagctcctcctgctctataacaagctgTCTGCAGCTCGACACCATGTTCACAAgttccttttaaagactatttgAATCATGATCAAGTACTGTATTAATATGTCCACATACATTATAAAACAATTACATGGAGTGTCGTTACTTCTCCCCATGTCACTCTGGATTCTCCCACAGTGTGGGTGGAGGTGTGAATACAGAGATAAGAAGCAAGGTTCATGAGGACAATTCATCTTCACTGCTCTGGAAGTAAACAAGGCTCTTCTTCTCTTCCCTATATCCCCAATACTTTTCCTCCATGGACCTGGTCACAGTGACCCTCAAGGAAATATAATTTGGTTATCTAGGAGATCTGGGATAGTTACACCCCAAAATAAACCTTCTTATTGACCCTTTAAGGTCAATGAATAACGCAATTTGCTAAAATATGTGAAAATGGTTTCACATATGAATTATCTGATTTCTACTAAGATCAAATTTTTGTataaaacttttcccacattctcaacatgaatatggcttctctgctctgtGACATCTCTCATGCCTAACAAGATTAGATTTATCtgaaaagcatttcccacattctgaacatgaatatggcttttctcctgtgtgtcGTCTCTCATGagtaacaagatatgatttctctgtaaaacatttcccacattctaaacaggaatacggcttctctcccgagtgacttctctcatgtgtaataAGAGCTGATTTAActgtgaaacatttcccacattctgaacatgaatatggcttttcttTTGTGTGTcgtctctcatgtgtaacaagattagatttctgtgtaaaacattttccacattctgaacatgaatacggtttctctcctgtgtgaattctctcatgtgtaacaagacttgatttgactgtgaaacattttccacattctgaacatgaataaggcTTCTCACTTGTGTGACCTCTCTTATGTGTATCAAGATGTGATTtatatgtaaaacatttcccacattctgaacacgaatacggtttctctcctgtgtgacttctctcatgtgtatcaagatttgatttatatgtaaaacatttcccacattctaaacatgaatatggtttctctcctgtgtgacttctctcatgtgtaataagagctgatttctgtgtaaaacatttcccacattctgaacatgaatacggcttctctcctgtgtgtcgTCTCGCATGTGTAACAAGTTCTGATTTTtgtgtaaagcatttcccacattctgaacatgaataccgtttctctcctgtgtgaaatttctgatgtgtaacaagatttgatttaactgtaaaacatttcccacattctgaacatgaatacggcttctctcctgtgtgaattctctcatgtgtaacaagatatgatttatatgtaaaacatttcccacatgctGAACATTGATATGCTTTCTCTCCTGCGTGAATTCTTCTTTGTGTAGGAAAACCTGAGCTTTTTGTGAACTCTTTACCACAATGAAATCTTTCACTTCCTTTCAGATTTGTATGTGTGGTTATATTGTGcgattggtcaggagaaggttcctcatgaTTAAGGGGATTATATGATAGATCTGCACTGTAAAGTCCTGGATATACATTAACGGTAATGAGGTTTTCCCTTGCAGAGCGCTGCATGATGTCTTCATCTTCAGCTTTATAATTTAACGACAACATGAACTTTCCCTCAGAATTCTTGCTGGAATTTTCTGTGAagataaaaaatttgaatatgtgttttttatttcAAACCATAAAGAATAGAAACATATGACATACCTATGAGGCTGAAAGAGGATCCATCAGGAAGCCGAGATATAAGCCATTCATtctgaatccacttctggctttggctaaaaAAACTGCATGTGATTTCAGCCTTAAAAAACTTTCTATAATTTTCTGATGAATTCTAGGATTCTGATTTACATCCAGCCATGCCTTTTATTACATACCGTAAATCAAGCAAATATTGTAAAAGCCTCACCATGTctgagaaccagtcctgtactatGCCAACTATTTCACATAAAAGAATCCATCACCACATTCCTCACATTCATTATAAAGTAATGGCTTTGTAATGAGAAAGCAGCATTTTCCGTGTGGAATTACAGCCTCTAATTCCATGCGCTGCATCTgtagcagcaggggaggaggtacaTTGAAAGGTGCTTTCCAGTTAAGACATAGTTGGGCAGAGACTGAGTATAGCTCAGAAGTACAAGATTCATCATGCCCACTCCCACTGTCTAGCCTT from the Bufo bufo chromosome 2, aBufBuf1.1, whole genome shotgun sequence genome contains:
- the LOC120989500 gene encoding gastrula zinc finger protein XlCGF17.1-like; the protein is MLSLNYKAEDEDIMQRSARENLITVNVYPGLYSADLSYNPLNHEEPSPDQSHNITTHTNLKGSERFHCGKEFTKSSGFPTQRRIHAGEKAYQCSACGKCFTYKSYLVTHERIHTGEKPYSCSECGKCFTVKSNLVTHQKFHTGEKRYSCSECGKCFTQKSELVTHARRHTGEKPYSCSECGKCFTQKSALITHERSHTGEKPYSCLECGKCFTYKSNLDTHERSHTGEKPYSCSECGKCFTYKSHLDTHKRGHTSEKPYSCSECGKCFTVKSSLVTHERIHTGEKPYSCSECGKCFTQKSNLVTHERRHTKEKPYSCSECGKCFTVKSALITHERTNCVIH